The Stomoxys calcitrans chromosome 3, idStoCalc2.1, whole genome shotgun sequence genome includes a region encoding these proteins:
- the LOC106084880 gene encoding uncharacterized protein LOC106084880, which yields MANLGLIFQLAHIVAFHLMMMQAKSSFKFTNIKCLDHDVKFSSFEICKLSVVGRGLVSLNIKVGLYKTPVTNSTINVAIYKKANGFKPFLYNYTVNVCAFFANRKRYPVIKVLFDIFLQHSNLNHTCPYYDAIVVKDLVLNENMFRLLPLPEGEYMFKLKVFAYNDLKATTEVILFRKDSLMP from the exons ATGGCTAATCTAGGCCTAATATTTCAACTTGCCCACATTGTGGCTTTCCATTTGATGATGATGCAAGCCAAGTCCTCCTTTAAATTCACCAATATTAAATGCTTAGATCATGATGTTAAGTTTTCCAGTTTTGAAATATGCAAACTTTCGGTTGTAGGACGTGGTCTGGTCTCTCTGAATATAAAGGTGGGATTATACAAAACACCAGTTACAAACTCGACG ATCAATGTGGCAATCTATAAAAAGGCCAATGGCTTCAAACCCTTCCTCTACAACTATACCGTTAATGTCTGTGCCTTCTTTGCCAATCGCAAGAGGTATCCTGTTATTAAAGTGCTTTTTGATATATTCCTTCAACATTcaaatttaaatcatacttgccCTTACTAC GATGCCATTGTGGTCAAGGATCTAGTGCTTAATGAGAATATGTTTCGGCTTTTACCTCTTCCTGAAGGTGAATACATGTTTAAGTTGAAAGTGTTTGCCTATAACGACCTCAAGGCTACAACCGAAGTTATTTTGTTTCGGAAAGATTCATTAATGCCTTAA
- the LOC106084879 gene encoding uncharacterized protein LOC106084879 gives MVCCSSIFLLANIVTLHFIVMQAKSTFKFTNIKCLDHDVNFSSFEVCRLKVIGRGIVSLNIKVGLYKTPVTNSTINMAFYKKANGFKPFLYNYTVDICAFFANRKRYPVIKVFTDLFLENSNLNHTCPYNNAILVKDLVFNEDRFRFLPLPEGEYMLKVKVFAYNDLKATTEVVFYRQDSLMP, from the exons ATGGTTTGTTGCAGCTCTATATTTCTGCTTGCAAACATTGTGACTCTGCATTTTATAGTTATGCAAGCCAAATCTACCTTCAAATTCACCAACATCAAATGTTTAGACCATGATGTTAACTTTTCAAGTTTTGAAGTATGCCGACTTAAGGTCATAGGCCGAGGCATAGTCTCTCTTAATATTAAAGTGGGACTGTATAAGACTCCTGTCACAAACTCGACG ATCAACATGGCATTTTATAAAAAGGCCAATGGTTTCAAACCCTTCCTCTATAACTATACCGTAGACATTTGTGCCTTCTTTGCAAACCGCAAAAGATATCCTGTGATAAAAGTGTTTACTGATTTATTCCttgaaaattccaatttaaatcatacttgtcCTTACAAT AATGCTATTTTGGTCAAGGATTTGGTGTTTAATGAGGATAGGTTTCGATTTTTACCTCTTCCTGAGGGTGAATACATGCTAAAGGTGAAGGTGTTTGCCTATAATGATTTGAAGGCTACAACAGAAGTAGTGTTCTATCGTCAAGATTCATTAATGCCTTAG